From the genome of Biomphalaria glabrata chromosome 1, xgBioGlab47.1, whole genome shotgun sequence, one region includes:
- the LOC106058115 gene encoding nucleolin-like isoform X3, which translates to MITMVFTNQNAYDILGLPSSADLNTVTTKYKQLAIHWHPEKHKYSTESVQKFQQVTLAFKKLTSSECSQDIKMTDCLSVFQQVVFNRAATNGTKYNYSDSSDNSDDDDDDDSDDSDDEPQNNLFNKKDISRKDSENGYKDLTEEERERRKAEKRRAKKKRQRERKRLEKELKTNGSNKTKTDKKGVLSQEKSTIPRDSSSEDEPLFDPNSAFFTKVVSKKKKNSLNVDPPQPGKKEKTQEKKSDEEVEEFVDPKVLRSRQLAIRGNEMAQVDEYTAAIQLFTEAINLDSTDFRFFGNRSYCFDRIEQYDKALRDAEKAIKLDKDWPKGHFRKGRALAGLKMFGDAEKAFMQVLKLDKSCEDAVAELLRVRTHQLMDMGFSKHKSEAAIKKYGSVQAALDSLLAGVGNNISGDNTLFISDDEDEGFNVHRPAPIPPATANPSDVKMDPTNPEGLTALWVGNVLPTVTEKRLNQLFSKFGPVTSVRPLPEKFCAFVNFKTKEAAGRAMHQLQGTEVDGQKLLIKFPDNPLTNSTGNLTIRKNVPIAPTKQGVRNTPKQSGPVNGDECYFWRTTGCTFGSDCKWQHYPQSKGIDRKPWQK; encoded by the exons ATGATTACAATGGTTTTTACTAACCAGAATGCTTATGACATTTTGGGCTTGCCCTCAA GTGCAGATTTAAATACAGTTACTACCAAGTACAAACAGCTTGCTATACACTGGCACCCTGAAAAGCACAAATACTCCACAGAATCAGTACAG AAATTTCAACAAGTAACACTAGcctttaaaaaacttacatctTCTGAATGTTCACAAGATATAAAAATG ACTGATTGTTTATCTGTATTTCAACAAGTAGTTTTTAATAGAGCTG CTACAAATGgtacaaaatataattattcaGATTCTAGTGATaatagtgatgatgatgatgatgacgatagTGATGACTCAGATGATGAACcccaaaataatttatttaataaaaaag ATATATCTAGAAAAGATTCAGAA aatggTTATAAAGATTTaacagaagaagaaagagaaagacgaAAAGCAGAAAAAAGGCGTGCTAAGAAAAAG AGACAAAGGGAAAGAAAACGTTTAGAAAAAGAACTAAAAACt AATGGGTCCAACAAAACTAAAACAGATAAAAAAGGAGTATTAAGTCAAGAAAAATCTACAATCCCTCG AGATTCATCTTCTGAAGATGAACCA TTATTTGATCCCAACTCAGCATTTTTCACAAAAGTtgttagtaaaaagaaaaagaacagcCTAAATGTAGACCCACCACAACCtggtaaaaaagaaaagactcaAGAAAAGAAAAGTGATGAAGAA GTTGAAGAATTTGTAGATCCTAAAGTTTTACGAAGTCGACAGTTAGCTA ttAGAGGTAATGAGATGGCTCAGGTTGATGAGTATACTGCTGCAATACAATTATTCACAGAGGCTATTAATTTAGATTCTACAGATTTCAG attttttgGTAATCGATCTTATTGCTTTGATAGAATAGAACAATATGACAA agCTCTTAGGGATGCAGAAAAAGCAATTAAATTAGATAAAGATTGGCCCAAAGGTCATTTTAGAAAAGGACGGGCATTAGCTGGTCTTAAG ATGTTTGGTGATGCAGAAAAAGCTTTTATGCAAGTATTAAAGTTAGACAAAAGCTGTGAAGATGCTGTTGCTGAATTATTACGTGTTCGGACACACCAATTAATG GATAtgggtttttctaaacataAGTCTGAAGcagctataaaaaaatatggttCAGTCCAAGCAGCCTTAGACTCATTACTAGCTGGAGTTG gtaATAACATTTCAGGtgataacactttatttatatcAGACGATGAAGATGAAGGCTTTAATGTACATAGACCAGCACCAATACCACCAGCAACAGCAAACCCTTCTGATGTAAAAATGGa TCCAACAAATCCTGAAGGTCTGACAGCATTATGGGTAGGCAATGTATTACCAACAGTAACAGAAAAACGATTAAATCAACTTTTTTCTAA GTTTGGTCCTGTTACCAGTGTTAGACCTTTACCTGAAAAATTTTGtgcttttgttaattttaaaacaaaagaagctGCTGGTAGAGCAATGCATCAGTTACAG GGAACTGAAGTAGATGGCCAAAAATTGCTTATCAAATTCCCAGATAATCCTTTGACTAATAGCACTGGCAACCTAACAATACGAAAAAATGTTCCTATTGCGCCAACTAAGCAAGG TGTTCGAAATACCCCAAAGCAAAGTGGTCCAGTCAATGGTGATGAATGCTATTTTTGGAGGACAACAGGCTGTACATTTGGGAGTGATTGTAAATGGCAACATTATCCTCAAAGTAAAGGAATTGATAGAAAACCTTGGCAAAAATAA
- the LOC106058115 gene encoding nucleolin-like isoform X1 yields the protein MITMVFTNQNAYDILGLPSSADLNTVTTKYKQLAIHWHPEKHKYSTESVQKFQQVTLAFKKLTSSECSQDIKMTDCLSVFQQVVFNRAATNGTKYNYSDSSDNSDDDDDDDSDDSDDEPQNNLFNKKDISRKDSENGYKDLTEEERERRKAEKRRAKKKRQRERKRLEKELKTNGSNKTKTDKKGVLSQEKSTIPRDSSSEDEPLFDPNSAFFTKVVSKKKKNSLNVDPPQPGKKEKTQEKKSDEEVEEFVDPKVLRSRQLAIRGNEMAQVDEYTAAIQLFTEAINLDSTDFRFFGNRSYCFDRIEQYDKALRDAEKAIKLDKDWPKGHFRKGRALAGLKMFGDAEKAFMQVLKLDKSCEDAVAELLRVRTHQLMDMGFSKHKSEAAIKKYGSVQAALDSLLAGVGNNISGDNTLFISDDEDEGFNVHRPAPIPPATANPSDVKMDPTNPEGLTALWVGNVLPTVTEKRLNQLFSKFGPVTSVRPLPEKFCAFVNFKTKEAAGRAMHQLQGTEVDGQKLLIKFPDNPLTNSTGNLTIRKNVPIAPTKQGVRNTPKQSGPVNGDECYFWRTTGCTFGSDCKWQHYPQKDCACKLCTYAQNSPKCTSLLDIQVNRFLQLNGSP from the exons ATGATTACAATGGTTTTTACTAACCAGAATGCTTATGACATTTTGGGCTTGCCCTCAA GTGCAGATTTAAATACAGTTACTACCAAGTACAAACAGCTTGCTATACACTGGCACCCTGAAAAGCACAAATACTCCACAGAATCAGTACAG AAATTTCAACAAGTAACACTAGcctttaaaaaacttacatctTCTGAATGTTCACAAGATATAAAAATG ACTGATTGTTTATCTGTATTTCAACAAGTAGTTTTTAATAGAGCTG CTACAAATGgtacaaaatataattattcaGATTCTAGTGATaatagtgatgatgatgatgatgacgatagTGATGACTCAGATGATGAACcccaaaataatttatttaataaaaaag ATATATCTAGAAAAGATTCAGAA aatggTTATAAAGATTTaacagaagaagaaagagaaagacgaAAAGCAGAAAAAAGGCGTGCTAAGAAAAAG AGACAAAGGGAAAGAAAACGTTTAGAAAAAGAACTAAAAACt AATGGGTCCAACAAAACTAAAACAGATAAAAAAGGAGTATTAAGTCAAGAAAAATCTACAATCCCTCG AGATTCATCTTCTGAAGATGAACCA TTATTTGATCCCAACTCAGCATTTTTCACAAAAGTtgttagtaaaaagaaaaagaacagcCTAAATGTAGACCCACCACAACCtggtaaaaaagaaaagactcaAGAAAAGAAAAGTGATGAAGAA GTTGAAGAATTTGTAGATCCTAAAGTTTTACGAAGTCGACAGTTAGCTA ttAGAGGTAATGAGATGGCTCAGGTTGATGAGTATACTGCTGCAATACAATTATTCACAGAGGCTATTAATTTAGATTCTACAGATTTCAG attttttgGTAATCGATCTTATTGCTTTGATAGAATAGAACAATATGACAA agCTCTTAGGGATGCAGAAAAAGCAATTAAATTAGATAAAGATTGGCCCAAAGGTCATTTTAGAAAAGGACGGGCATTAGCTGGTCTTAAG ATGTTTGGTGATGCAGAAAAAGCTTTTATGCAAGTATTAAAGTTAGACAAAAGCTGTGAAGATGCTGTTGCTGAATTATTACGTGTTCGGACACACCAATTAATG GATAtgggtttttctaaacataAGTCTGAAGcagctataaaaaaatatggttCAGTCCAAGCAGCCTTAGACTCATTACTAGCTGGAGTTG gtaATAACATTTCAGGtgataacactttatttatatcAGACGATGAAGATGAAGGCTTTAATGTACATAGACCAGCACCAATACCACCAGCAACAGCAAACCCTTCTGATGTAAAAATGGa TCCAACAAATCCTGAAGGTCTGACAGCATTATGGGTAGGCAATGTATTACCAACAGTAACAGAAAAACGATTAAATCAACTTTTTTCTAA GTTTGGTCCTGTTACCAGTGTTAGACCTTTACCTGAAAAATTTTGtgcttttgttaattttaaaacaaaagaagctGCTGGTAGAGCAATGCATCAGTTACAG GGAACTGAAGTAGATGGCCAAAAATTGCTTATCAAATTCCCAGATAATCCTTTGACTAATAGCACTGGCAACCTAACAATACGAAAAAATGTTCCTATTGCGCCAACTAAGCAAGG TGTTCGAAATACCCCAAAGCAAAGTGGTCCAGTCAATGGTGATGAATGCTATTTTTGGAGGACAACAGGCTGTACATTTGGGAGTGATTGTAAATGGCAACATTATCCTCAAA AAGATTGTGCATGCAAGCTCTGTACATATGCACAAAATAGCCCTAAATGTACAAGTCTGTTAGATATTCAAGTGAACAGGTTTTTACAGTTGAATGGTTCACCTTAA
- the LOC106058115 gene encoding nucleolin-like isoform X4, translated as MITMVFTNQNAYDILGLPSSADLNTVTTKYKQLAIHWHPEKHKYSTESVQKFQQVTLAFKKLTSSECSQDIKMTDCLSVFQQVVFNRAATNGTKYNYSDSSDNSDDDDDDDSDDSDDEPQNNLFNKKDISRKDSENGYKDLTEEERERRKAEKRRAKKKRQRERKRLEKELKTNGSNKTKTDKKGVLSQEKSTIPRDSSSEDEPLFDPNSAFFTKVVSKKKKNSLNVDPPQPGKKEKTQEKKSDEEVEEFVDPKVLRSRQLAIRGNEMAQVDEYTAAIQLFTEAINLDSTDFRFFGNRSYCFDRIEQYDKALRDAEKAIKLDKDWPKGHFRKGRALAGLKMFGDAEKAFMQVLKLDKSCEDAVAELLRVRTHQLMDMGFSKHKSEAAIKKYGSVQAALDSLLAGVGNNISGDNTLFISDDEDEGFNVHRPAPIPPATANPSDVKMDPTNPEGLTALWVGNVLPTVTEKRLNQLFSKFGPVTSVRPLPEKFCAFVNFKTKEAAGRAMHQLQGTEVDGQKLLIKFPDNPLTNSTGNLTIRKNVPIAPTKQGSTICSFRLLKWF; from the exons ATGATTACAATGGTTTTTACTAACCAGAATGCTTATGACATTTTGGGCTTGCCCTCAA GTGCAGATTTAAATACAGTTACTACCAAGTACAAACAGCTTGCTATACACTGGCACCCTGAAAAGCACAAATACTCCACAGAATCAGTACAG AAATTTCAACAAGTAACACTAGcctttaaaaaacttacatctTCTGAATGTTCACAAGATATAAAAATG ACTGATTGTTTATCTGTATTTCAACAAGTAGTTTTTAATAGAGCTG CTACAAATGgtacaaaatataattattcaGATTCTAGTGATaatagtgatgatgatgatgatgacgatagTGATGACTCAGATGATGAACcccaaaataatttatttaataaaaaag ATATATCTAGAAAAGATTCAGAA aatggTTATAAAGATTTaacagaagaagaaagagaaagacgaAAAGCAGAAAAAAGGCGTGCTAAGAAAAAG AGACAAAGGGAAAGAAAACGTTTAGAAAAAGAACTAAAAACt AATGGGTCCAACAAAACTAAAACAGATAAAAAAGGAGTATTAAGTCAAGAAAAATCTACAATCCCTCG AGATTCATCTTCTGAAGATGAACCA TTATTTGATCCCAACTCAGCATTTTTCACAAAAGTtgttagtaaaaagaaaaagaacagcCTAAATGTAGACCCACCACAACCtggtaaaaaagaaaagactcaAGAAAAGAAAAGTGATGAAGAA GTTGAAGAATTTGTAGATCCTAAAGTTTTACGAAGTCGACAGTTAGCTA ttAGAGGTAATGAGATGGCTCAGGTTGATGAGTATACTGCTGCAATACAATTATTCACAGAGGCTATTAATTTAGATTCTACAGATTTCAG attttttgGTAATCGATCTTATTGCTTTGATAGAATAGAACAATATGACAA agCTCTTAGGGATGCAGAAAAAGCAATTAAATTAGATAAAGATTGGCCCAAAGGTCATTTTAGAAAAGGACGGGCATTAGCTGGTCTTAAG ATGTTTGGTGATGCAGAAAAAGCTTTTATGCAAGTATTAAAGTTAGACAAAAGCTGTGAAGATGCTGTTGCTGAATTATTACGTGTTCGGACACACCAATTAATG GATAtgggtttttctaaacataAGTCTGAAGcagctataaaaaaatatggttCAGTCCAAGCAGCCTTAGACTCATTACTAGCTGGAGTTG gtaATAACATTTCAGGtgataacactttatttatatcAGACGATGAAGATGAAGGCTTTAATGTACATAGACCAGCACCAATACCACCAGCAACAGCAAACCCTTCTGATGTAAAAATGGa TCCAACAAATCCTGAAGGTCTGACAGCATTATGGGTAGGCAATGTATTACCAACAGTAACAGAAAAACGATTAAATCAACTTTTTTCTAA GTTTGGTCCTGTTACCAGTGTTAGACCTTTACCTGAAAAATTTTGtgcttttgttaattttaaaacaaaagaagctGCTGGTAGAGCAATGCATCAGTTACAG GGAACTGAAGTAGATGGCCAAAAATTGCTTATCAAATTCCCAGATAATCCTTTGACTAATAGCACTGGCAACCTAACAATACGAAAAAATGTTCCTATTGCGCCAACTAAGCAAGG ATCAACTATTTGTTCATTTCGACTACTAAAATGGTTTTAG
- the LOC106058115 gene encoding nucleolin-like isoform X6, translating to MITMVFTNQNAYDILGLPSSADLNTVTTKYKQLAIHWHPEKHKYSTESVQKFQQVTLAFKKLTSSECSQDIKMTDCLSVFQQVVFNRAATNGTKYNYSDSSDNSDDDDDDDSDDSDDEPQNNLFNKKDISRKDSENGYKDLTEEERERRKAEKRRAKKKRQRERKRLEKELKTNGSNKTKTDKKGVLSQEKSTIPRDSSSEDEPLFDPNSAFFTKVVSKKKKNSLNVDPPQPGKKEKTQEKKSDEEVEEFVDPKVLRSRQLAIRGNEMAQVDEYTAAIQLFTEAINLDSTDFRFFGNRSYCFDRIEQYDKALRDAEKAIKLDKDWPKGHFRKGRALAGLKMFGDAEKAFMQVLKLDKSCEDAVAELLRVRTHQLMDMGFSKHKSEAAIKKYGSVQAALDSLLAGVGNNISGDNTLFISDDEDEGFNVHRPAPIPPATANPSDVKMDPTNPEGLTALWVGNVLPTVTEKRLNQLFSKFGPVTSVRPLPEKFCAFVNFKTKEAAGRAMHQLQGTEVDGQKLLIKFPDNPLTNSTGNLTIRKNVPIAPTKQGKR from the exons ATGATTACAATGGTTTTTACTAACCAGAATGCTTATGACATTTTGGGCTTGCCCTCAA GTGCAGATTTAAATACAGTTACTACCAAGTACAAACAGCTTGCTATACACTGGCACCCTGAAAAGCACAAATACTCCACAGAATCAGTACAG AAATTTCAACAAGTAACACTAGcctttaaaaaacttacatctTCTGAATGTTCACAAGATATAAAAATG ACTGATTGTTTATCTGTATTTCAACAAGTAGTTTTTAATAGAGCTG CTACAAATGgtacaaaatataattattcaGATTCTAGTGATaatagtgatgatgatgatgatgacgatagTGATGACTCAGATGATGAACcccaaaataatttatttaataaaaaag ATATATCTAGAAAAGATTCAGAA aatggTTATAAAGATTTaacagaagaagaaagagaaagacgaAAAGCAGAAAAAAGGCGTGCTAAGAAAAAG AGACAAAGGGAAAGAAAACGTTTAGAAAAAGAACTAAAAACt AATGGGTCCAACAAAACTAAAACAGATAAAAAAGGAGTATTAAGTCAAGAAAAATCTACAATCCCTCG AGATTCATCTTCTGAAGATGAACCA TTATTTGATCCCAACTCAGCATTTTTCACAAAAGTtgttagtaaaaagaaaaagaacagcCTAAATGTAGACCCACCACAACCtggtaaaaaagaaaagactcaAGAAAAGAAAAGTGATGAAGAA GTTGAAGAATTTGTAGATCCTAAAGTTTTACGAAGTCGACAGTTAGCTA ttAGAGGTAATGAGATGGCTCAGGTTGATGAGTATACTGCTGCAATACAATTATTCACAGAGGCTATTAATTTAGATTCTACAGATTTCAG attttttgGTAATCGATCTTATTGCTTTGATAGAATAGAACAATATGACAA agCTCTTAGGGATGCAGAAAAAGCAATTAAATTAGATAAAGATTGGCCCAAAGGTCATTTTAGAAAAGGACGGGCATTAGCTGGTCTTAAG ATGTTTGGTGATGCAGAAAAAGCTTTTATGCAAGTATTAAAGTTAGACAAAAGCTGTGAAGATGCTGTTGCTGAATTATTACGTGTTCGGACACACCAATTAATG GATAtgggtttttctaaacataAGTCTGAAGcagctataaaaaaatatggttCAGTCCAAGCAGCCTTAGACTCATTACTAGCTGGAGTTG gtaATAACATTTCAGGtgataacactttatttatatcAGACGATGAAGATGAAGGCTTTAATGTACATAGACCAGCACCAATACCACCAGCAACAGCAAACCCTTCTGATGTAAAAATGGa TCCAACAAATCCTGAAGGTCTGACAGCATTATGGGTAGGCAATGTATTACCAACAGTAACAGAAAAACGATTAAATCAACTTTTTTCTAA GTTTGGTCCTGTTACCAGTGTTAGACCTTTACCTGAAAAATTTTGtgcttttgttaattttaaaacaaaagaagctGCTGGTAGAGCAATGCATCAGTTACAG GGAACTGAAGTAGATGGCCAAAAATTGCTTATCAAATTCCCAGATAATCCTTTGACTAATAGCACTGGCAACCTAACAATACGAAAAAATGTTCCTATTGCGCCAACTAAGCAAGG caaGAGATAG
- the LOC106058115 gene encoding nucleolin-like isoform X5, whose protein sequence is MITMVFTNQNAYDILGLPSSADLNTVTTKYKQLAIHWHPEKHKYSTESVQKFQQVTLAFKKLTSSECSQDIKMTDCLSVFQQVVFNRAATNGTKYNYSDSSDNSDDDDDDDSDDSDDEPQNNLFNKKDISRKDSENGYKDLTEEERERRKAEKRRAKKKRQRERKRLEKELKTNGSNKTKTDKKGVLSQEKSTIPRDSSSEDEPLFDPNSAFFTKVVSKKKKNSLNVDPPQPGKKEKTQEKKSDEEVEEFVDPKVLRSRQLAIRGNEMAQVDEYTAAIQLFTEAINLDSTDFRFFGNRSYCFDRIEQYDKALRDAEKAIKLDKDWPKGHFRKGRALAGLKMFGDAEKAFMQVLKLDKSCEDAVAELLRVRTHQLMDMGFSKHKSEAAIKKYGSVQAALDSLLAGVGNNISGDNTLFISDDEDEGFNVHRPAPIPPATANPSDVKMDPTNPEGLTALWVGNVLPTVTEKRLNQLFSKFGPVTSVRPLPEKFCAFVNFKTKEAAGRAMHQLQGTEVDGQKLLIKFPDNPLTNSTGNLTIRKNVPIAPTKQGRTHRKMVS, encoded by the exons ATGATTACAATGGTTTTTACTAACCAGAATGCTTATGACATTTTGGGCTTGCCCTCAA GTGCAGATTTAAATACAGTTACTACCAAGTACAAACAGCTTGCTATACACTGGCACCCTGAAAAGCACAAATACTCCACAGAATCAGTACAG AAATTTCAACAAGTAACACTAGcctttaaaaaacttacatctTCTGAATGTTCACAAGATATAAAAATG ACTGATTGTTTATCTGTATTTCAACAAGTAGTTTTTAATAGAGCTG CTACAAATGgtacaaaatataattattcaGATTCTAGTGATaatagtgatgatgatgatgatgacgatagTGATGACTCAGATGATGAACcccaaaataatttatttaataaaaaag ATATATCTAGAAAAGATTCAGAA aatggTTATAAAGATTTaacagaagaagaaagagaaagacgaAAAGCAGAAAAAAGGCGTGCTAAGAAAAAG AGACAAAGGGAAAGAAAACGTTTAGAAAAAGAACTAAAAACt AATGGGTCCAACAAAACTAAAACAGATAAAAAAGGAGTATTAAGTCAAGAAAAATCTACAATCCCTCG AGATTCATCTTCTGAAGATGAACCA TTATTTGATCCCAACTCAGCATTTTTCACAAAAGTtgttagtaaaaagaaaaagaacagcCTAAATGTAGACCCACCACAACCtggtaaaaaagaaaagactcaAGAAAAGAAAAGTGATGAAGAA GTTGAAGAATTTGTAGATCCTAAAGTTTTACGAAGTCGACAGTTAGCTA ttAGAGGTAATGAGATGGCTCAGGTTGATGAGTATACTGCTGCAATACAATTATTCACAGAGGCTATTAATTTAGATTCTACAGATTTCAG attttttgGTAATCGATCTTATTGCTTTGATAGAATAGAACAATATGACAA agCTCTTAGGGATGCAGAAAAAGCAATTAAATTAGATAAAGATTGGCCCAAAGGTCATTTTAGAAAAGGACGGGCATTAGCTGGTCTTAAG ATGTTTGGTGATGCAGAAAAAGCTTTTATGCAAGTATTAAAGTTAGACAAAAGCTGTGAAGATGCTGTTGCTGAATTATTACGTGTTCGGACACACCAATTAATG GATAtgggtttttctaaacataAGTCTGAAGcagctataaaaaaatatggttCAGTCCAAGCAGCCTTAGACTCATTACTAGCTGGAGTTG gtaATAACATTTCAGGtgataacactttatttatatcAGACGATGAAGATGAAGGCTTTAATGTACATAGACCAGCACCAATACCACCAGCAACAGCAAACCCTTCTGATGTAAAAATGGa TCCAACAAATCCTGAAGGTCTGACAGCATTATGGGTAGGCAATGTATTACCAACAGTAACAGAAAAACGATTAAATCAACTTTTTTCTAA GTTTGGTCCTGTTACCAGTGTTAGACCTTTACCTGAAAAATTTTGtgcttttgttaattttaaaacaaaagaagctGCTGGTAGAGCAATGCATCAGTTACAG GGAACTGAAGTAGATGGCCAAAAATTGCTTATCAAATTCCCAGATAATCCTTTGACTAATAGCACTGGCAACCTAACAATACGAAAAAATGTTCCTATTGCGCCAACTAAGCAAGG GCGCACCCACAGGAAAATGGTTTCCTAG
- the LOC106058115 gene encoding nucleolin-like isoform X2: MITMVFTNQNAYDILGLPSSADLNTVTTKYKQLAIHWHPEKHKYSTESVQKFQQVTLAFKKLTSSECSQDIKMTDCLSVFQQVVFNRAATNGTKYNYSDSSDNSDDDDDDDSDDSDDEPQNNLFNKKDISRKDSENGYKDLTEEERERRKAEKRRAKKKRQRERKRLEKELKTNGSNKTKTDKKGVLSQEKSTIPRDSSSEDEPLFDPNSAFFTKVVSKKKKNSLNVDPPQPGKKEKTQEKKSDEEVEEFVDPKVLRSRQLAIRGNEMAQVDEYTAAIQLFTEAINLDSTDFRFFGNRSYCFDRIEQYDKALRDAEKAIKLDKDWPKGHFRKGRALAGLKMFGDAEKAFMQVLKLDKSCEDAVAELLRVRTHQLMDMGFSKHKSEAAIKKYGSVQAALDSLLAGVGDNTLFISDDEDEGFNVHRPAPIPPATANPSDVKMDPTNPEGLTALWVGNVLPTVTEKRLNQLFSKFGPVTSVRPLPEKFCAFVNFKTKEAAGRAMHQLQGTEVDGQKLLIKFPDNPLTNSTGNLTIRKNVPIAPTKQGVRNTPKQSGPVNGDECYFWRTTGCTFGSDCKWQHYPQKDCACKLCTYAQNSPKCTSLLDIQVNRFLQLNGSP, translated from the exons ATGATTACAATGGTTTTTACTAACCAGAATGCTTATGACATTTTGGGCTTGCCCTCAA GTGCAGATTTAAATACAGTTACTACCAAGTACAAACAGCTTGCTATACACTGGCACCCTGAAAAGCACAAATACTCCACAGAATCAGTACAG AAATTTCAACAAGTAACACTAGcctttaaaaaacttacatctTCTGAATGTTCACAAGATATAAAAATG ACTGATTGTTTATCTGTATTTCAACAAGTAGTTTTTAATAGAGCTG CTACAAATGgtacaaaatataattattcaGATTCTAGTGATaatagtgatgatgatgatgatgacgatagTGATGACTCAGATGATGAACcccaaaataatttatttaataaaaaag ATATATCTAGAAAAGATTCAGAA aatggTTATAAAGATTTaacagaagaagaaagagaaagacgaAAAGCAGAAAAAAGGCGTGCTAAGAAAAAG AGACAAAGGGAAAGAAAACGTTTAGAAAAAGAACTAAAAACt AATGGGTCCAACAAAACTAAAACAGATAAAAAAGGAGTATTAAGTCAAGAAAAATCTACAATCCCTCG AGATTCATCTTCTGAAGATGAACCA TTATTTGATCCCAACTCAGCATTTTTCACAAAAGTtgttagtaaaaagaaaaagaacagcCTAAATGTAGACCCACCACAACCtggtaaaaaagaaaagactcaAGAAAAGAAAAGTGATGAAGAA GTTGAAGAATTTGTAGATCCTAAAGTTTTACGAAGTCGACAGTTAGCTA ttAGAGGTAATGAGATGGCTCAGGTTGATGAGTATACTGCTGCAATACAATTATTCACAGAGGCTATTAATTTAGATTCTACAGATTTCAG attttttgGTAATCGATCTTATTGCTTTGATAGAATAGAACAATATGACAA agCTCTTAGGGATGCAGAAAAAGCAATTAAATTAGATAAAGATTGGCCCAAAGGTCATTTTAGAAAAGGACGGGCATTAGCTGGTCTTAAG ATGTTTGGTGATGCAGAAAAAGCTTTTATGCAAGTATTAAAGTTAGACAAAAGCTGTGAAGATGCTGTTGCTGAATTATTACGTGTTCGGACACACCAATTAATG GATAtgggtttttctaaacataAGTCTGAAGcagctataaaaaaatatggttCAGTCCAAGCAGCCTTAGACTCATTACTAGCTGGAGTTG GtgataacactttatttatatcAGACGATGAAGATGAAGGCTTTAATGTACATAGACCAGCACCAATACCACCAGCAACAGCAAACCCTTCTGATGTAAAAATGGa TCCAACAAATCCTGAAGGTCTGACAGCATTATGGGTAGGCAATGTATTACCAACAGTAACAGAAAAACGATTAAATCAACTTTTTTCTAA GTTTGGTCCTGTTACCAGTGTTAGACCTTTACCTGAAAAATTTTGtgcttttgttaattttaaaacaaaagaagctGCTGGTAGAGCAATGCATCAGTTACAG GGAACTGAAGTAGATGGCCAAAAATTGCTTATCAAATTCCCAGATAATCCTTTGACTAATAGCACTGGCAACCTAACAATACGAAAAAATGTTCCTATTGCGCCAACTAAGCAAGG TGTTCGAAATACCCCAAAGCAAAGTGGTCCAGTCAATGGTGATGAATGCTATTTTTGGAGGACAACAGGCTGTACATTTGGGAGTGATTGTAAATGGCAACATTATCCTCAAA AAGATTGTGCATGCAAGCTCTGTACATATGCACAAAATAGCCCTAAATGTACAAGTCTGTTAGATATTCAAGTGAACAGGTTTTTACAGTTGAATGGTTCACCTTAA